In Oncorhynchus kisutch isolate 150728-3 linkage group LG11, Okis_V2, whole genome shotgun sequence, the genomic stretch tttatgaacatttgaacatcttggccatgttctgttataatctccacccggcacagccagaagaggactggccaccccacatagcttggttcctctctaggtttcttcctaggttttggcctttctagggcgtttttcctagccaccgtgcttctacacctgcattgcttgctgtttggggttttaggctgggtttctgtacagcactttgagatatcagctgatgtacgaagggctatataaatacatttgatttgatttgatttgaagagcatTAGTAGGTCTGGGGTATTCAGACTAAGTCCTCACTGTTGCCTTTCTCTGTCACGCAAAGAGAAACAAGTGGATCATAACTTCCTGCTAGTGACGACCTGGCCAGCAGCCCAATTACTTTTCAATATCCATCCAGACTTGAGCCTCTTAGAAGTCACAGCTTTACTTGATCTGCCAAGTCCCTCTGTTCTGCTTGCAGCTCTATGCACCACGTTTGCAACTCTGGGATACCGTTTGGCTTTTCTGCAGCTGTGCTGTACAGCTACTCTAGCAAATCTATCAGGCCACCTGTATCTCTCCAAGTTATGGAACTTGTCTTGACTTTCTTCATAGGTGATTGTGGGCATCAGTGTGCATACGTCAAAACATGTTATCTGTACCATCTAGACATCTGTCACATTTATTCTGTTCTAAGTTGAGGCAGTTATTTGTCATGTGGTTTTGTATGGTTGGGCAAGACCTCTACACATTGCGCCGCCAAGACCTCTACAAATTTCACCGCCAACACCTCTACACATTGCACCGCCAACACCTCTACACATTGCACCGCCAACACCTTTACACATTGCACCGCCAACACCTCTACACATTGCACCGCCAACACCTCTACACATTGCACCGCCAACACCTCTACACATTGCACCGCCAACACCTCTACACATTGCACCGCCAACACCTCTACACATTTCACCGCCAACACCTCTACACATTGCaccgccaacacacacacatctttgcaATATGAAACAATCACAAAAAAGTGGCCTTAAAATGTCTCAGTCATTAAGCAGGGCCAGCTGCGGGCTGAGAAAAAAAGATCAGGCTGTCAGACTCCCGAACATTTGAGTGACTCACACAGACGCCAGATGAATTGGCCTAACGGCTCATAGAGTTGTGACTACAAGTGAAAGCATAAGAGGGCTTTCCAAATCAACTTGTTTCTTCATATTTCCATTCCAACTGCATAAACTCTCCTTATTGAACTACATTTCTACAATATTGACCTAGGCACAACTGTATATGGATTCTGTTAGTACAATTAAACTATCCAGTATTGAGCCATAGTTGGTCGATCAATCAAGCATTAAGTTGTAATAACTACGTAATTACAAAACTCACAAAGGAAAAGAGCTTCAGAGGCAAAACCAGAAACAAATCCATTCCAATGTAACAAACACAAAATCCAGCATGTATACCAAATATTCTTTATTTTCCAAAGGTATCAAACTACAGACAAACGGGATCTTTGTCCTAACATGACACTGAATGCAAGCTGTTATTTCACCACAGCGCCACCCCCCACAGAGCCCTGAACAGAGATCCTTGAACCTCCACGTTTGCTGGAAGTCATAGCTTACTTGGAAatacactgagtctacaaaacattaggaacacctgctctttccatgacatagacacaactgtgggaagcactggagtcaacatggtgaCAACTTGTTGAGTCCATGCcatgatgaattgaggctgttctgagggcaaaagggggtgcaactcaatattaatgttttgtccactcagtataGTACAAGAGTATAGTACACCATGTGATTTGCACTGTTACAAAGAGAAGCATTTGAAGAAATGCATCGTCGTAAAATGCATTCGTATtgatgatatacagtaccagtcaaaggtttggacacaactactcaatcaatggtttttctttatttttactattttctacattgcagaataatagtgaagagatcaaaactatgaaatagcacatatggaatcatgtcgtaaccagaaaagtgttaaacaaatccaaaatatatttaaacatttagattcttcaaagtagccaccatttgccttgatgacaactttgtacaaccgtggcattctctcaaccagcttcacctggaatgctttccaaaaagtattgaaggagttcccacatatgctgagcacttgttggctgcttttccttcactctgcagtccaactcatggcacaccatctcaatttggttgaggtcgggtgattgtggaggccaggtcatctgatacagcactccatcactctccttcttggtcaaatggcccatacacagcctggaggtgtgttgggttattgtcctgttaaaaaaaatgatagtcccactaaacgcaaaacagatgggatggtgtatcgcttcaaaatgctgtggtagccattctggttaagtgtgccttgaattctaaataaatcacagacagtgtcaccagaaaagcaccccgaacaccatcacacttcctcctccatgcttcacggtgggaaccacacatgcggagatcatctgcatctcacaaagacacgacggaTGGATCCAAAAACCTaacatttccacctgtctaatgtccattgcttgtgtttcttggcccaaataagcctcttcttattattggtgtcctttaataggggtttctttgcagcaattcgatctcctctgaacagttgagatgtgtctgttgaactcttctgtgaagcatttattttggctgcaatttctgaggtgggtaactctaatgaacatattctctgcagcagaggtaactctggttcttcttttcctgtggtggtcctcgtgagagccagtttcaccatagcgcttgatggtttttgcgactgcacttgaagaaaccttcaaagttcttgaaatgttccagattgactgaccttcatgtcttaaagtaatgatggactgttgtttatctttgcttatttgagctgttcttgccataatatggacttggtcttttaccaaatagggccatattctgtataccacccctaccttgtcacaacaactgattggcttaaacacattaattaacttttaacaaggcacacctgtatcacatcctgccgtgattgggagtcccataggtcggcgcacaattggcccagcgtcgtccaggtttggccggggtaggccgtcattgtaaataagaatttgttcttaactgatttgcctagttaaataaaaataaatgtgtaatttaaatgcattccagattactacctcataaagctggttgggAAAATGCCaaaagtgtacaaagctgtcatcaaggcaaagggtggctactttgaagaatctcaaatataaaatatattttgatttaacacttttttggttactgcatgattccatatgtgtcatttcattgtttagatgtcttcactactattctacaatgtagaaaatagtccaaataaagaaaaacgagTAGgcgtgtccacacttttgactggtactgtaatccCTGCAATACTGAGAAACTGgacatggaagaagtttgaaaatATATACCATGTATTTCAGAAGGAGGAGATAAAATCACTAGCTGTATATATTATTTATTCATGGTTATGATTAACATTGAACTGACCGTTGAAGCAACATGGTCGACTAAGAGTGATCCAGTAAAACATTAACTTCTCCATTGTCTGTCTTCCACTATAATTCCCTTTCAGAGGTCCATCACACATCTAAGGAGGTGAACCTGATCATACATGAAACTGTATTGTTTAGCCCAAGGCTTAGTTTGGCATTCTACTGGAAGAGCTATTACAAGGCTTGAGTTACAATGCTTGAAAAACAAATCTCTGAAAGAGGTGACAGTTAtcaccatagagatcctattacatTACTACAGGGGCTATGTCATAAAACCTCAAAGGTACAGAATGGGGTCAAAATGGTagccatattggtcagggagaaataCAAAACCTGTAATGGGGTGCGTGCTGGTGGcatggaagtcaggcgcaggagaacgaacttggtataaacggagtcgTTGAATAAATTTTATAAACCCCGAAAACCAtcatatacaaaataataaaagtgggttcaaaacccgtcgcacaccagaacTTGCACATAACAtacaatcaccgacaaggacaatgaggggaaacagagggttaaatacacaacatgtaattgatgggattggaaccaggtgtggaggaagacaagacaaaaccaatggaaaatgaaaaatcaGCGATGGCttgaaggtcggtgacgtcgaccacgaacgccgcccgaacaaggagagggactgacttcGACAGAAGTCGTGACAAAACCAGTGTAATTagaatgaatggcagtagaggcatagGAGATGCATGTATCAGAAATAGAATTATAATCAACAAAAAATATtgtcatataattataaatacagtttatacaGGTTTTATACCAACTGTCTGTATAAATATcctctaaaatatatgtaaactGATTTTATTTTCTTGGAAAGTTGTGAGTGCTTTTATGATATAGTATCAGTAgttgttgcatttacaacttgtctgTGGTTTGACTGCATTGTTTgagtggaatgttggcatattggcatTTAATTTGTACAATTAATGGAAAAATTCCTCTaaaactggctggctagctagctaacaaacacaCAGTGCAGATAAATTCTACACATTCATTGTTTCACACcatatcttatcacagcactgtCAAACCATagttgaccaactccctgaccaaaatggctgacctttgAACATTCTTAAGATGGTCCATGTCCATtttagtattctaattcctaattctatggttaTCATTTTGAAATTCTAATAACCTCATCTCTATAGGTTAAATCAGAACACTATATTGACAGAGATAGACATCACACGCCACAGTGATAGGAAAATAGGTATTGACAACTTTTTTTCAACATAATAAAATATTATGGTATTGTTAAGCTTGCTTGGGACAATTAACATACTACCTAACTACCTGTACAGAGTAAGGTAGTTAAGAGTTAATGTTGACTCAGCTGCAGTCAGCCCTGTACAGAGTAAGGTAGTTAAGAGTTAACGTTGACTCAGCTGCAGTCAGCCCTGTACAGAGTAAGGTAGTTAAGAGTTAACGTTGACTCAGCTGCAGTCAGCCCTGTACAGAGTAAGGTAGTTAAGAGTTAACGTTGACTCAGCTGCAGTCAGCCCTGTACAGAGTAAGGTAGTTAAGAGTTAACGTTGACTCAGCTGCAGTCAGCCCTGTACAGAGTAAGGTAGTTAAGAGTTAACGTTGACTCAGCTGCAGTCAGCCCTGTACAGAGTAAGGTAGTTAAGAGTTAACGTTGACTCAGCTGCAGTCAGCCCTGTACAGAGTAAGGTAGTTAAGAGTTAACGTTGACTCAGCTGCAGTCAGCCCTGTACAGAGTAAGGTAGTTAAGAGTTAACGTTGACTCAGCTGCAGTCAGCCCTGTACAGAGTAAGGTAGTTAAGAGTTAACGTTGACTCAGCTGCAGTCAGCCCTGTACAGAGTAAGGTAGTTAAGAGTTAACGTTGACTCAGCTGCAGTCAGCCCTGTACAGAGTAAGGTAGTTAAGAGTTAACGTTGACTCAGCTGCAGTCAGCCCTGTACAGAGTAAGGTAGTTAAGAGTTAACGTTGACTCAGCTGCAGTCAGCCCTGTACAGAGTAAGGTAGTTAAGAGTTAACGTTGACTCAGCTGCAGTCAGCCCTGTACAGAGTAAGGTGTTTGTTTAAAACTCCTCAGGTGGTGCTATGGTGAAGTGAACCAAAGGTCAACAAGTCTAGTTAGAATTTCAGCACATAGCTAGAGACTGTGACCCTCATATGAGCTTAGACAGAACCCATGTCCTAATGTAAACAATAGTTCGAAATTCTGAAAAACTATTTTTGAAAACAAAAATTCTGTTTCTGAGTGGTTTGTACATTAGACAACAAGCCAAATGAGGCTCTCCAATATGGGCTGGAAGAACAAGCATTCAAATAATGAACGTTACACAGTACTCTCCTCGCATTATCTGATTACTGCAcagattgtttttatttttaccatAGACACTGCTAAATCAAAGAGATTGTAAATCCCACATCGGAAAGTTGACTCAATCTCATATCCTAAATGAACCTgagtttacatactgtacacttACCATGGGAAAGGTCAGAGTAAACCAGGTTAATAAAACAATGATATAACAACATAAGCCCTCCTGGTTATCAAGAGGGCTTCATCTTCCACAGTCGTCCATGTAGAAGCTGTGTCCCCCCTAGGATCATGGATATAAGGCAGTGGAAAGTCAATGAGTATTCTTTGAGGGAAGTCAGCTCTGTCTCCAGTGCAGCTCACGTTGGTAAAGCAAAAATAGCATGGGGTCATTGAGGCCTAACATACACAGAACTCAGATACTCCAGACCAGACCTGCGTCCATATTCCAGTCACTGTTTTCCTTACTGCCCCTGAAGTCTGTTAACGTGCTGACATGGAAGCAAAATTGGAACCTATGCGTCcgtcctgtcacacacacagatagaggcTAAACCACGCAACAGTACTTCTTCCACCATGATTTAGAAAGCTTCTTCATCTTGTCTGGAGTCCGTTTTTTCAGTCGATGCTGCTTCTGCTGACTGTCAGAGTGCTGGATGCTGGCCACGATGGCTGCGTCAAACACCTCTTTGAGGTTCTTCTGGGTGAGTGAGGAGCACTCCATGTATGACACGGCCCTCATGTCCTCGGCACACTGCTGGGCCTCCTGGGGCTCCACTGGCCTCTCTTTGTACTTGGCCAGCTCAATCAGAACATTAACATCCTCCCGCAGGTCTGACTGGGTTCCCACCAGAACCACCGGCGCCTGCGGGCAGTGCCGGCGAATCTCCGGCACCCATTTCTCTGTTACGTTCTGGAAGGAGGAGGGGCTGACGACACTGAAGCACATCAGGAAGACGTCTGCGTTGGTGTAGCAGAGCGGACGCAGCTTGTCAAACTCATCCtgcagggaggaatggagaggagaggggggttcATGACACGACATGATAACAAGCAGAACCGAGAACGGGCAAGCTCAACTCAATAGCCCTCCTTGTGAAAAGGTCTTTGAGtacacttagaaaaaaaggtgccatctagaacctaaaagggttatttggctgtccccacaggagaatcctttgaagaaccttttatggttccaggtagaaccctttccacagagggttcaacatggaacccaaaagggttctacctaacaccaaaaagggttctacctggaaccaaaaagggttctcctatgggggacagccgaagaacccttttttccaAGAGTGTATAGGGTTGACAAGGGCATCATCATAGCCAAGAGAAGGAAAATCCTGCCCTCATTTGGCTATGTCACCATGTGCATGTCTGTAACTAGTGGCGCCTCAGCCTCATGACAAAGTGTCTCTGGCAAGCAGGAACACATAATCTGTGTCCACAACCTGAAAACCCATGACACCTGTATCAGTTTCAGTTAGCGTGACATGCCGTAGTGGTTCTGATTAGGGACAGCTCTTTCAGCGTAGCCTACAGTTGATTTTAATTTCCTCTAATGTTGCTGACTGACATGCAATTTAGTAATGAAGGTACTGTTCATGCCGACCAGCATATAATACACTAGCATGAATGCTAAATAGAAAAACTACCAATAGCTAAATTGTAGAGAAAGAGCATTGTTAAATTGCTAGAACATGA encodes the following:
- the LOC109900086 gene encoding rho-related GTP-binding protein RhoU-like; this translates as MPPQGDGDYKPVAVSAAVPPVPPRRVRSRESFSGSKCRPGGGERKVKCVLVGDGAVGKTSLIVSYTTNGYPTKYVPTAFDNFSAVVAVDGKPVKLQLCDTAGQDEFDKLRPLCYTNADVFLMCFSVVSPSSFQNVTEKWVPEIRRHCPQAPVVLVGTQSDLREDVNVLIELAKYKERPVEPQEAQQCAEDMRAVSYMECSSLTQKNLKEVFDAAIVASIQHSDSQQKQHRLKKRTPDKMKKLSKSWWKKYCCVV